In Passer domesticus isolate bPasDom1 chromosome 1, bPasDom1.hap1, whole genome shotgun sequence, one DNA window encodes the following:
- the LOC135285755 gene encoding uncharacterized protein LOC135285755: protein MKNISVGAVLTAAWMFLTVPCAVGWIGPQPSHNVWVTLARTLKQDNMCLSMGSVDNPLSTCLVGIPFVADDWPAYNSELLRTTGKRPHQVETWDQWTKILPNALEEPQELDLLGSSKATFCVKFYFRSPKNNLPEIDLNKNTYRKDISPINKAYNPHDWCNYTARVISVSSLHPKILPKGTFLICGDRVWAGIPSRLQGGPCTLGKLSTLTPNITLLHNWKKESELKRHKRSYTAFDENCDPKLYDWNKPKKIAVSIFLPWVAAAKALGDINHLGCWLSKQANATSAALSDLLKEEETTRHASLQNRAAIDFLLLAHGHGCEDFEGMCCFNLSSRSESIHANIQKLKGLVKDLKVEQTPDWVNDLFGQWGLTGWVASLVKGMLWIFLVIVIVLLMFSCLVHCFKRTIGNAFFLNTESGVVAGTRPARPWRTEA, encoded by the coding sequence atgaaaaatatctccgttggcgctgtcctcactgctgcctggatgttcctcaccgtgccatgtgccgtcggttggatcggcccacagccgagccataatgtctgggtaaccttagcaagaacattaaaacaggataacatgtgcttatccatggggagcgttgataacccactttccacatgtctagtaggaattccttttgtAGCCGATGATtggcccgcctataattcagagcttctccgcaccacaggtaagagaccccaccaggtagaaacttgggaccagtggacaaaaatactgcccaatgctcttgaggaacctcaagaattggatttattggggtcctctaaggccaccttctgtgtcaaattttactttagaagtccaaagaataatttgcctgaaattgatctgaacaaaaacacataccgaaaagacatatcaccaattaacaaagcctacaaccctcacgattggtgtaattacactgctcgtgtgatctctgtgtcctctctccatcccaaaattctacccaagggaacgtttctcatctgtggtgatagagtatgggctgggatcccctcccgactccagggaggtccctgtaccctaggaaaGCTGTctacccttactccaaatatcaccttgttgcacaattggaaaaaagagagcgagttaaaacgccacaaaaggtcctacacagcatttgatgaaaattgcgatcccaaattatacgattggaacaaacctaaaaagatagcggtctctatattcctaccatgggtagctgcagctaaggccctgggtgacataaatcaccttgggtgctggctcagtaagcaagctaacgctacttctgctgccctgagtgatctcttaaaggaagaagaaaccacaagacacgcctccctccaaaatcgagcagcgattgacttcctgctgcttgcccacggacatggctgcgaggacttcgaagggatgtgctgcttcaatctctcttcacgctcggaatccatccacgccaacatccagaaactgaagggacttgtgaaggacttaaaagtagaacagaccccagactgggtcaatgacctcttcggtcaatggggattaacgggatgggttgcatctttggttaagggaatgttgtggatttttcttgtaattgtcatcgtgttacttatgttctcatgccttgtccactgttttaaaagaaccatagggaacgccttttttctaaatacagaaagtggagttgtagcaggcacaaggcctgcaaggccttggagaacagaagcctga